The following proteins are co-located in the Dromiciops gliroides isolate mDroGli1 chromosome 2, mDroGli1.pri, whole genome shotgun sequence genome:
- the LOC122739437 gene encoding ras-related and estrogen-regulated growth inhibitor-like protein: MVLRFPLRRSASFTLECRTLFETPDPAILTMEANVLVMGAENVGKSALTVRFLTRRFIGEYGDLESIYSRSLDVEGRKILFHIWDFPSSHNEANQHSTEEKRIQWADGFILVYSICDRASFHILPTKVQFIKVAKEGQSPEKVPIVIVGNKRDLGHHRAVSIEEGRLLALTLNCDFYEVSAAEASHGALMVFQGLAQHFWQAQLPPRRGTGIRGIVKSMSAVFARKRTDSF; the protein is encoded by the exons ATGGTCCTCCGGTTCCCCTTGCGCCGAAGTGCCAGCTTTACCCTGGAGTGCAGAACCTTGTTCGAGACACCTGACCCTGCCATTCTCACCATGGAAGCTAATGTGTTGGTGATGGGAGCAGAGAACGTGGGGAAGTCAG CCCTGACTGTGCGCTTCCTGACCCGACGATTCATTGGAGAATATGGAGACCTGG AATCAATCTACAGTCGAAGCTTGGACGTAGAAGGCAGGAAAATTCTCTTCCACATCTGGGATTTCCCTAGTTCCCAT aATGAGGCCAACCAGCATTCgacagaagagaagaggatccagTGGGCAGATGGCTTCATCTTGGTCTATAGCATCTGTGACAGGGCCAGTTTCCACATTCTTCCCACCAAAGTCCAGTTCATCAAGGTGGCCAAGGAGGGCCAGAGCCCTGAGAAGGTGCCTATTGTTATTGTGGGCAATAAGCGGGACCTGGGCCACCACCGGGCAGTTTCCATTGAGGAAGGGCGGCTTCTGGCTCTCACCCTGAACTGTGACTTCTATGAGGTGTCAGCAGCCGAGGCCTCTCATGGAGCCCTTATGGTGTTCCAGGGGCTAGCCCAGCACTTTTGGCAGGCGCAACTGCCACCCCGACGAGGTACTGGGATCCGAGGTATTGTTAAGAGTATGTCAGCAGTATTTGCCCGAAAGAGAACAGATTCCTTCTAA